A genomic region of Micromonospora sp. NBRC 110009 contains the following coding sequences:
- a CDS encoding FAD-dependent oxidoreductase, with protein sequence MALSRVVGRLIGVREHVVDPGGGGAPRVPRPVRAVVVGGGIAGMSAAVVLAERGVAVTVLEAAPTLGGRLGAWPEELPDGSPQRVEHGFHAFFRQYYNWRSILRRIDPRLGFLKPVPGYPILSARWPTEEFGRLPPAPPANLLALLLRSPSLRLADLRAMDRDAALPLLSYHPTRTYAEFDGRTADELLTSLRLPDRARAMLFEVFSHSFFNHEAEMSAAELLAQFHFYLLGNPEGLAFDAPDEDYATAIWAPLARHVEQHGGRVRTGAVAARLDRAPDGWRVTTADGAAHEARHLVLAVDPPALAALVGASPGLLAAAPRLVARMPAFGTPGPPYAVARYWMDGDVDPGRAVFSGVSRQPTLDSVTLYHRLERESRHWAERSGGSVVELHAYACEPGVPAEELAERMRVELAALWPEAARLRVLELRARVEARAPAFTPGSHAGRPGVRTDADGLYLAGDGIRTEFPSALMERSAATGILAANHILRAEGAAAEPVRSVRPRGLLARQ encoded by the coding sequence ATGGCGCTGTCGCGGGTGGTCGGCCGGCTCATCGGCGTACGCGAGCACGTGGTCGACCCGGGCGGCGGTGGCGCCCCCCGCGTGCCGCGCCCGGTGCGGGCGGTGGTGGTCGGCGGCGGCATCGCCGGCATGTCGGCGGCGGTGGTGCTGGCCGAGCGCGGGGTGGCGGTGACCGTGCTGGAGGCCGCGCCCACCCTGGGCGGCCGGCTCGGCGCCTGGCCGGAGGAGCTGCCGGACGGCAGCCCGCAGCGCGTCGAGCACGGCTTCCACGCGTTCTTCCGGCAGTACTACAACTGGCGGTCGATCCTCCGCCGGATCGATCCCCGGCTGGGCTTCCTCAAGCCGGTCCCCGGCTACCCGATCCTGTCGGCCCGGTGGCCGACCGAGGAGTTCGGCCGGCTGCCGCCCGCGCCGCCGGCCAACCTGCTCGCCCTGCTGCTGCGCAGCCCGAGCCTGCGCCTGGCCGACCTGCGCGCGATGGACCGGGACGCCGCGCTGCCGCTGCTCAGCTACCACCCGACGCGCACCTACGCCGAATTCGACGGGCGGACCGCCGACGAGCTGCTCACCTCGCTGCGGCTGCCGGACCGGGCCCGGGCGATGCTCTTCGAGGTCTTCTCCCACTCGTTCTTCAACCACGAGGCGGAGATGTCGGCCGCCGAGCTGCTCGCCCAGTTCCACTTCTACCTGCTCGGCAACCCGGAAGGGCTCGCCTTCGACGCCCCGGACGAGGACTACGCCACGGCGATCTGGGCGCCGCTGGCCCGGCACGTCGAGCAGCACGGCGGCCGGGTGCGCACCGGCGCCGTCGCCGCCCGGCTGGACCGGGCGCCGGACGGCTGGCGGGTGACCACCGCCGACGGGGCGGCCCACGAGGCCCGGCACCTGGTGCTCGCGGTCGACCCGCCGGCGCTCGCCGCGCTGGTCGGCGCCTCCCCCGGCCTGCTCGCCGCGGCGCCGCGGCTGGTGGCGCGGATGCCCGCGTTCGGCACCCCCGGTCCGCCCTACGCGGTGGCGCGGTACTGGATGGACGGGGACGTCGACCCGGGCCGGGCCGTGTTCAGCGGGGTGTCCCGCCAGCCCACCCTGGACTCGGTGACCCTCTACCACCGGCTGGAGCGGGAGTCGCGCCACTGGGCGGAACGCAGCGGTGGCTCGGTGGTGGAGCTGCACGCGTACGCCTGCGAGCCGGGCGTGCCGGCGGAGGAACTGGCCGAGCGGATGCGGGTCGAGCTGGCCGCCCTCTGGCCGGAGGCGGCCCGGCTGCGGGTCCTTGAGTTGCGGGCCCGGGTGGAGGCCCGGGCGCCGGCGTTCACCCCGGGCAGCCACGCCGGACGGCCCGGCGTACGCACCGACGCCGACGGCCTCTACCTGGCCGGCGACGGGATCCGCACGGAGTTCCCGAGCGCGCTGATGGAGCGGTCGGCGGCGACCGGCATCCTCGCCGCCAACCACATCCTGCGGGCCGAGGGCGCGGCCGCCGAGCCGGTCCGCTCGGTCCGCCCGCGCGGCCTCCTCGCCCGGCAGTAA
- a CDS encoding MSMEG_6728 family protein yields the protein MQTFLPYPDFLASARALDQKRLGKQRVETIQVLRGLTRPDYGWRNHPAVKMWAGYEEALTRYGLDVCAVWCEPGRADTCAATMTTDLASACGIDVVRTQAELAEAAELPPWLGREDLHRSHRSSLLRKDPAHYGPRFGNVPPDLEYVWPASDRERRCLLSPEG from the coding sequence ATGCAGACGTTCCTCCCGTACCCGGACTTCCTGGCGAGCGCCCGGGCGCTGGACCAGAAGCGGCTGGGCAAGCAGCGGGTGGAGACCATCCAGGTGCTGCGCGGGTTGACCCGGCCGGACTACGGCTGGCGCAACCACCCGGCGGTGAAGATGTGGGCCGGGTACGAGGAGGCGCTGACCCGGTACGGGCTGGACGTGTGCGCGGTGTGGTGCGAGCCGGGCCGGGCGGACACCTGCGCGGCGACCATGACCACCGATCTCGCCAGCGCCTGCGGCATCGACGTCGTCCGCACCCAGGCCGAGCTGGCCGAGGCCGCCGAGCTGCCGCCCTGGCTGGGCCGGGAGGACCTGCACCGCAGCCACCGCTCGTCCCTGCTGCGCAAGGACCCGGCGCACTACGGCCCCCGGTTCGGCAACGTCCCGCCCGACCTGGAGTACGTCTGGCCCGCCTCGGACCGGGAGCGGCGCTGCCTGCTGTCCCCGGAGGGCTGA
- a CDS encoding NAD-binding protein, giving the protein MAEPLRDRARRATGWRLRMNGENRPHYVVCGSDPLAYWVVRSLLATESPTGRVRITLVLPERRRSDGPDGRDLDGVQVVLADRLDETAFRRAGLAGADGLALLHQDDVGNMHAALCAQEVEPRLRLVVRMFNTSLANGLRQLFPDSAVLSDASMAAPAFVAAALGELAPTHFRHAGRTLYAARRADVRPQDVLCGLAVTTDPRLVRVLPADEASADVVLAEATGQPPGTELAARRLVRARRRREPVVVLLRAIRSFATRKIGIAVLVLLAVIAVLGWLNARASNLNWSEALYLTLVTTLSGQDPDVSKPVAAQVMQVVLNLAGLALIPLLTAAVVDGIVNARLALHNGRVQPDRSGHVVVVGLGNIGTRVMAQLQDFGVEVVAIDKNPDARGAALAHRLGVPLIVGDAGLEETLRAASVDTCQALVVVSTDDGTNLRAALNARSLDPDLRVVLRLFDGDFAERVQKAFGIGISRSVSYLAAPAFAAALLDRAVIATIPVDRHALLVTEVPVAAGSPLDGRPLAAVARPGEVRLLAHSRAGQKTDWSSDPRMVIQAGDRLTVVARRAGLSALLRETTPLSPEPTGMPAPRQPEE; this is encoded by the coding sequence ATGGCCGAGCCCCTGCGCGACCGCGCGCGCCGCGCGACCGGCTGGCGGCTCCGGATGAACGGGGAGAACCGTCCGCACTACGTGGTCTGCGGCTCGGACCCGCTGGCGTACTGGGTGGTCCGGTCGCTGCTGGCCACCGAGTCACCCACCGGGCGGGTCCGGATCACCCTGGTCCTGCCGGAGCGCCGCCGCTCCGACGGGCCGGACGGCCGGGACCTCGACGGCGTCCAGGTGGTCCTCGCCGACCGGCTCGACGAGACCGCCTTCCGCCGGGCCGGGCTGGCCGGCGCGGACGGGCTGGCCCTGCTGCACCAGGACGACGTGGGCAACATGCACGCCGCGCTCTGCGCGCAGGAGGTGGAGCCCCGGCTGCGGCTGGTGGTCCGCATGTTCAACACCAGCCTCGCCAACGGCCTGCGGCAGCTCTTCCCCGACTCGGCGGTGCTCTCCGACGCCTCGATGGCCGCCCCCGCCTTCGTCGCCGCCGCGCTGGGCGAGCTGGCCCCCACCCATTTCCGGCACGCCGGCCGCACCCTCTACGCGGCCCGCCGGGCCGACGTACGCCCGCAGGACGTGCTCTGCGGGCTGGCCGTCACCACCGACCCGCGGCTGGTCCGGGTGCTGCCCGCCGACGAGGCGTCGGCGGACGTGGTGCTGGCCGAGGCGACCGGGCAGCCGCCCGGCACCGAGCTGGCCGCCCGCCGGCTGGTCCGGGCCCGGCGGCGTCGGGAGCCGGTGGTGGTGCTGCTCCGGGCGATCCGTAGCTTCGCCACCCGCAAGATCGGCATCGCGGTGCTGGTGCTGCTGGCCGTGATCGCCGTCCTTGGCTGGCTGAACGCCCGCGCGTCGAACCTGAACTGGTCCGAGGCGCTCTACCTCACCCTGGTCACCACGTTGAGCGGGCAGGATCCGGACGTCAGCAAGCCGGTCGCCGCCCAGGTCATGCAGGTGGTGCTCAACCTGGCCGGGCTGGCACTGATCCCGTTGCTCACCGCCGCCGTGGTCGACGGCATCGTCAACGCCCGGCTCGCCCTGCACAACGGCCGGGTCCAGCCCGACCGCAGCGGGCACGTGGTGGTGGTCGGGCTCGGCAACATCGGCACCCGGGTGATGGCCCAGCTGCAGGACTTCGGGGTCGAGGTGGTCGCCATCGACAAGAACCCCGACGCGCGCGGCGCGGCTCTCGCCCACCGGCTCGGCGTGCCGCTGATCGTCGGGGACGCCGGGCTGGAGGAGACGCTGCGGGCGGCCTCGGTGGACACCTGCCAGGCGCTGGTGGTGGTCTCCACCGACGACGGCACCAACCTGCGCGCCGCGCTGAACGCCCGCAGCCTCGACCCTGACCTGCGGGTGGTGCTGCGCCTCTTCGACGGCGACTTCGCGGAACGGGTCCAGAAGGCGTTCGGCATCGGCATCTCGCGCAGCGTGTCGTACCTGGCCGCGCCCGCCTTCGCGGCGGCGCTGCTGGACCGCGCGGTGATCGCCACCATCCCGGTCGACCGGCACGCGCTGCTGGTCACCGAGGTGCCGGTGGCGGCCGGGTCGCCGCTGGACGGCCGCCCGCTCGCCGCGGTGGCCCGCCCCGGCGAGGTACGCCTGCTCGCGCACAGCCGGGCCGGGCAGAAGACCGACTGGTCCAGCGACCCGCGGATGGTGATCCAGGCCGGGGACCGGCTGACCGTGGTGGCCCGGCGGGCCGGGCTGAGCGCCCTGCTCCGGGAGACCACCCCGCTCTCGCCCGAGCCGACCGGGATGCCGGCGCCGCGCCAACCGGAGGAGTGA
- a CDS encoding APC family permease: MDHLTRRLGVPDAVVIGLGSMLGAGVFVVFAPAAAAAGGAGLLIALALAGFIAFCNATSSARLAARYPESGGTYVYGRERLHPFAGFLAGWGFVVGKTASCAAMALTIGAYLWPGRERLVAVLAVVAVTAVNLRGIGKTATATRLLVGVVLAVLALVAVTGAPHVTLDRLDGVAGTGLRGVLNAAGLLFFAFAGYARIATLGEEVRDPERTIPRAVPLALSVVLAIYLVLAVVALGVLGEQRLAGSAAPLAEVVGSAGLPGLAWLVRAGATVAVTGVLLSLLAGVGRTTLAMARRRDLPGALAAVHPRTRVPHRAELAVAAVVIVVVAVGGVRGAIGFSSCTVLVYYAITNASALTLGRDRDRKIPVQLLAALGLVGCLVLAVNLPVASVLAGFGVLALGACWYALRHTVRTP, encoded by the coding sequence GTGGACCATCTGACGCGGCGGCTGGGCGTACCCGATGCGGTGGTCATCGGTCTGGGGTCGATGCTCGGCGCGGGCGTCTTCGTGGTCTTCGCCCCCGCCGCGGCGGCGGCCGGCGGCGCCGGCCTGCTGATCGCGCTGGCCCTGGCCGGCTTCATCGCCTTCTGCAACGCCACCAGCTCGGCCCGGCTGGCGGCCCGCTACCCGGAGTCCGGCGGCACCTACGTCTACGGCCGGGAGCGCCTGCACCCGTTCGCCGGTTTCCTCGCCGGCTGGGGGTTCGTGGTCGGCAAGACGGCGAGCTGCGCGGCGATGGCGCTGACCATCGGGGCGTACCTGTGGCCGGGGCGGGAGCGGCTCGTCGCGGTCCTCGCGGTGGTGGCGGTGACCGCGGTGAACCTGCGCGGCATCGGCAAGACCGCCACCGCCACCCGGCTCCTGGTCGGTGTCGTGCTCGCCGTCCTCGCCCTGGTCGCGGTCACCGGCGCGCCGCACGTCACCCTCGACCGGCTGGACGGGGTGGCCGGCACCGGGCTCCGGGGCGTGCTGAACGCCGCCGGCCTGCTCTTCTTCGCCTTCGCCGGGTACGCCCGGATCGCCACCCTCGGCGAGGAGGTACGCGACCCCGAGCGGACGATCCCGCGCGCGGTGCCGCTGGCCCTCAGCGTGGTGCTGGCGATCTACCTGGTGCTGGCCGTGGTCGCCCTCGGCGTGCTGGGCGAGCAGCGGCTGGCCGGCTCCGCCGCGCCGCTGGCCGAGGTGGTCGGCTCCGCCGGGCTGCCCGGACTGGCCTGGCTGGTCCGGGCCGGGGCGACCGTTGCGGTGACCGGGGTGCTGCTCTCCCTGCTCGCCGGGGTCGGCCGGACCACGCTGGCGATGGCCCGCCGCCGGGACCTGCCCGGCGCGCTGGCCGCCGTGCACCCTCGCACCCGGGTGCCGCACCGCGCCGAACTGGCCGTGGCCGCCGTGGTCATCGTGGTGGTGGCCGTCGGCGGCGTCCGGGGCGCGATCGGCTTCTCCAGCTGCACGGTGCTGGTCTACTACGCGATCACCAACGCCTCGGCGCTCACCCTGGGCCGCGACCGGGACCGGAAGATCCCGGTGCAGCTGCTCGCCGCGCTCGGGCTGGTCGGCTGCCTGGTGCTGGCGGTCAACCTGCCGGTGGCCAGCGTGCTGGCCGGCTTCGGCGTCCTCGCCCTCGGCGCCTGCTGGTACGCCCTCCGTCACACCGTCCGGACGCCCTGA
- a CDS encoding phosphatase PAP2 family protein, which translates to MRLRPVRPAGWWFDGLLLAALVGLTVTLATGHLFGLDRAVADWADAHRPTAARWTAMILNFLGQGTPLTLLAAGLGVLVAVRLRSVRPVLPPVVAFVLTYLTIGPLKVWTARPAPSASAKEPFLPPDQTLPLFQDGLPVRFAQSFPSGHVANAIVWYGVLALLLAPLLATFGRTVPPRLVTVVRVLPPLIVLCTTTYLGWHWLTDSVAGLLLGLLLDRLLHRVPWDDLPLPGRLRTVDRPFTSYP; encoded by the coding sequence CTGCGGCTCCGGCCCGTCCGGCCGGCCGGCTGGTGGTTCGACGGGCTGCTGCTCGCCGCCCTGGTCGGCTTGACCGTGACGCTCGCCACCGGCCACCTCTTCGGTCTCGACCGGGCGGTCGCCGACTGGGCCGACGCGCACCGGCCGACCGCCGCCCGGTGGACCGCGATGATCCTCAACTTCCTGGGGCAGGGCACCCCGCTGACCCTCCTCGCGGCGGGGCTCGGCGTGCTGGTGGCGGTCCGGCTCCGCTCGGTCCGCCCGGTCCTGCCCCCGGTGGTGGCGTTCGTGCTCACCTACCTGACCATCGGGCCGCTGAAGGTGTGGACCGCGCGGCCGGCCCCGAGCGCCAGCGCCAAGGAGCCGTTCCTGCCGCCCGACCAGACGCTGCCGCTGTTCCAGGACGGGCTGCCGGTGCGCTTCGCCCAGTCGTTCCCGTCCGGGCACGTGGCCAACGCGATCGTCTGGTACGGCGTGCTCGCCCTGCTCCTGGCGCCGCTGCTGGCCACCTTCGGCCGGACCGTGCCACCCCGGCTGGTCACCGTGGTCCGGGTGCTGCCGCCGCTGATCGTGCTCTGCACCACCACCTACCTCGGCTGGCACTGGCTGACCGACTCGGTCGCCGGGCTGCTGCTCGGGCTGCTGCTGGACCGGTTGCTGCACCGGGTGCCCTGGGACGACCTGCCGTTGCCGGGGCGGTTGCGCACCGTGGACCGCCCGTTCACCTCGTACCCCTAG
- a CDS encoding DUF4032 domain-containing protein has product MPVHEGRRSARGAVTLGAVRITSALIDPALLDLPWSTPLEEWPAQHLVALPQGISRHIVRFVRLGDHVYAVKETGERVAEREYDLLRALERIDFPSVEAVAIVADRQSEDGEPLDPVLITRHLQFSLPYRALFSRTLRPETMNRLLDALAVLLVRMHLTGFFWGDCSLSNTLFRRDAGAFAAYLVDAETGALRSSLSNGQRGEDLEIARVNIFGEALDLQAAGLLHESIDPEVVCEEVVQRYERLWHEITYEQQVERAARHDIEGRIRRLNELGFDVAEVALSTVDNGRYLVRPKVVDAGYHTRRLLRLTGLDAEENQARKLLNDLDAYRVESDLTDEQQAAHRWLTEVFEPVVRAVPAHLRRKLEPQELFAQIIEHKWLLSERAGRDVGMRHAVQSFLSDVLVHRPDEQAVLGVEVPTA; this is encoded by the coding sequence GTGCCGGTTCACGAAGGGAGGCGCTCGGCCAGGGGAGCGGTCACACTTGGGGCCGTGCGGATCACCTCGGCCCTCATCGACCCGGCGCTGCTCGACCTTCCCTGGTCGACCCCGCTGGAGGAGTGGCCTGCCCAGCACCTGGTCGCGCTGCCGCAGGGCATCTCGCGGCACATCGTGCGCTTCGTCCGCCTCGGCGACCACGTGTACGCGGTGAAGGAGACCGGCGAGCGGGTCGCCGAGCGGGAGTACGACCTGCTCCGGGCGCTGGAGCGGATCGACTTCCCGTCGGTCGAGGCGGTCGCGATCGTGGCCGACCGGCAGAGCGAGGACGGCGAGCCGCTGGACCCGGTGCTGATCACCCGGCACCTCCAGTTCTCGCTGCCCTACCGGGCGCTCTTTTCCCGGACGCTGCGCCCGGAGACGATGAACCGGCTGCTCGACGCGCTGGCGGTGCTGCTGGTCCGGATGCACCTCACCGGCTTCTTCTGGGGCGACTGCTCGCTGTCCAACACGCTGTTCCGCCGGGACGCGGGGGCGTTCGCCGCCTACCTGGTCGACGCCGAGACGGGGGCGCTGCGCAGCTCGCTCTCCAACGGCCAGCGCGGCGAGGACCTGGAGATCGCCCGGGTCAACATCTTCGGCGAGGCGCTGGACCTGCAGGCCGCCGGGCTGCTGCACGAGTCGATCGACCCGGAGGTGGTCTGCGAGGAGGTCGTGCAGCGGTACGAGCGGCTCTGGCACGAGATCACCTACGAGCAGCAGGTCGAGCGGGCGGCCCGGCACGACATCGAGGGCCGGATCCGGCGCCTCAACGAACTCGGCTTCGACGTCGCCGAGGTGGCCCTGTCGACGGTCGACAACGGGCGGTACCTGGTCCGGCCCAAGGTGGTCGATGCCGGCTACCACACCCGCCGGCTGCTCCGGCTCACCGGCCTGGATGCCGAGGAGAACCAGGCCCGCAAACTCCTCAACGACCTGGACGCGTACCGGGTGGAGAGCGACCTGACCGACGAGCAGCAGGCCGCGCACCGCTGGCTGACCGAGGTGTTCGAGCCGGTGGTCCGGGCGGTGCCCGCGCACCTGCGGCGCAAGCTGGAGCCGCAGGAGCTTTTCGCGCAGATCATCGAGCACAAGTGGCTGCTCTCCGAGCGGGCCGGCCGGGACGTCGGGATGCGCCACGCGGTGCAGTCGTTCCTGTCGGACGTGCTGGTGCACCGCCCCGACGAGCAGGCCGTCCTCGGTGTCGAGGTGCCCACCGCCTGA
- the nagA gene encoding N-acetylglucosamine-6-phosphate deacetylase, producing the protein MTRRVTGKVVTPTGVIRQGCVEIRADRISAVAEYPSVRDGHWIVPGFVDMHTHGGGGHTFTTGDAESARQAAAFHLGHGTTTLLASLVSSPFALMRDATAAFRPLVESGVLAGVHFEGPYLSADRCGAQNPEFLRDPSTEELAELIERGGGAVRMVTLAPERDGALEAIKLLVSHGVVAAVGHTDATWEQTRAAVAAGASVGTHLFNGMRPVHHREPGPVVALLDAPNVICELVADGVHLHDGMLGFATSVAGPDRAALITDAMAAAGMPDGEYELGGQAVTVADGVARLSRDGAIAGSTLTMDAALRHAVNAGVALPDACRMVATTPARAIGLGGQVGALQTGLRADLVLLDDDLNVVRVMRAGAWVE; encoded by the coding sequence ATGACCCGGCGCGTGACCGGCAAGGTGGTGACCCCGACCGGCGTGATCCGGCAGGGCTGCGTGGAGATCAGGGCGGATCGGATCAGCGCGGTGGCGGAGTACCCGTCGGTGCGCGACGGGCACTGGATCGTGCCGGGCTTCGTGGACATGCACACCCACGGCGGGGGCGGGCACACCTTCACCACCGGCGACGCGGAGTCGGCCCGGCAGGCCGCCGCGTTCCACCTCGGACACGGCACCACCACGCTGCTGGCCAGCCTGGTCAGCTCCCCCTTCGCGCTGATGCGCGACGCCACCGCCGCCTTCCGGCCGCTGGTCGAGTCCGGCGTCCTGGCCGGGGTCCACTTCGAGGGGCCGTACCTGTCGGCGGACCGCTGCGGCGCGCAGAACCCGGAGTTCCTCCGCGACCCGTCCACCGAGGAGCTGGCCGAGCTGATCGAGCGGGGCGGCGGGGCGGTCCGGATGGTCACCCTGGCCCCGGAGCGGGACGGCGCGCTGGAGGCGATCAAGCTGCTCGTCTCGCACGGCGTGGTGGCGGCGGTCGGGCACACCGACGCCACCTGGGAGCAGACCCGGGCCGCCGTGGCAGCCGGGGCGAGCGTCGGCACCCACCTGTTCAACGGGATGCGCCCGGTGCACCACCGGGAGCCCGGCCCGGTGGTGGCCCTGCTCGACGCCCCCAACGTGATCTGCGAGCTGGTCGCCGACGGGGTACACCTGCACGACGGCATGCTGGGCTTCGCCACCTCGGTCGCCGGCCCGGACCGGGCCGCGCTGATCACCGACGCGATGGCCGCCGCCGGCATGCCCGACGGCGAGTACGAGCTGGGCGGCCAGGCGGTCACCGTGGCCGACGGGGTGGCCCGGCTCAGCCGCGACGGCGCGATCGCCGGCAGCACCCTGACCATGGACGCCGCCCTACGGCACGCCGTCAACGCCGGCGTCGCCCTGCCCGACGCCTGCCGGATGGTCGCCACCACCCCGGCCCGCGCGATCGGCCTGGGCGGCCAGGTGGGTGCGCTCCAGACCGGCCTCCGCGCCGACCTGGTGCTGCTCGACGACGACCTCAACGTGGTCCGGGTGATGCGCGCCGGCGCCTGGGTGGAGTGA
- a CDS encoding ROK family protein, whose protein sequence is MKCALVRPDGRTVHAERHATEAARGPEAVVGTILDVAEGLAGKARAAELTPVACGIAVPGVVDEARGVAVWSANVGFRDVPLRDLARARLGLPTALGHDVRVGGLAEARLGAGRDADHVLFVAIGTGIAAAHVVHGSAAAGAHGAAGEIGHILVRPDGPRCGCGRPGCLEAMASAAAIGRRYAELAGEPATAADVAERAAAGEPLAGRVWREAVEALADGLATGQALFDVETIVLGGGLAQAGARLLDPLRAALRERLTFHREPRLVAAALGDEAGCLGAALLALDTLNEESR, encoded by the coding sequence ATGAAATGCGCCCTGGTGCGCCCGGACGGCCGCACCGTGCACGCCGAACGGCACGCCACCGAGGCGGCGCGCGGGCCGGAGGCGGTGGTCGGCACCATCCTGGACGTCGCCGAGGGGCTCGCCGGCAAGGCCCGCGCCGCCGAGCTGACCCCGGTCGCCTGCGGGATCGCCGTGCCCGGGGTCGTCGACGAGGCCCGCGGAGTGGCGGTCTGGTCGGCGAACGTGGGCTTTCGGGACGTACCGCTTCGGGACCTGGCGCGGGCGCGGCTCGGCCTGCCGACGGCGCTCGGCCACGACGTGCGGGTGGGCGGCCTCGCGGAGGCCCGGCTCGGCGCCGGGCGGGACGCCGACCACGTGCTCTTCGTCGCGATCGGCACCGGCATCGCCGCCGCCCACGTGGTCCACGGCTCGGCCGCCGCCGGCGCGCACGGCGCCGCCGGCGAGATCGGCCACATCCTGGTCCGCCCCGACGGCCCGCGCTGCGGCTGCGGCCGCCCCGGCTGCCTGGAGGCGATGGCCTCGGCAGCCGCCATCGGCCGCCGCTACGCCGAGCTGGCCGGCGAACCGGCCACGGCGGCCGACGTGGCGGAGCGGGCGGCGGCCGGCGAGCCACTGGCCGGCCGGGTCTGGCGCGAGGCGGTCGAGGCGCTCGCCGACGGCCTCGCCACCGGCCAGGCGCTCTTCGACGTGGAGACCATCGTGCTCGGCGGCGGACTCGCCCAGGCCGGCGCCCGGCTGCTCGACCCGCTGCGCGCGGCACTGCGCGAACGACTGACCTTCCACCGGGAGCCGCGCCTGGTCGCGGCGGCCCTCGGCGACGAGGCCGGCTGCCTCGGCGCCGCCCTGCTCGCCCTGGACACCCTGAATGAGGAGAGCCGATGA
- a CDS encoding SIS domain-containing protein, with product MAYVHAEIASQPDCWREAARLAPAVADRLPRPGERVAVVGCGTSWFMAMAYAGLRERAGHGETDAFQASEFPTGRRYDRLIAITRSGTTTEVLELLGALRGQVPTTVLVGDPASPAVELADTAVTMPFADERAVVQTRFATTALALLRAHLGEDLGRLAADAEVAVRAPLPVDPAGIEQVTFLGRGWTVGLAQEAALKCREAATFWAEAYPAMDYRHGPISIGAPGRLVWAFGGIPDGLPEDVAATGATFVHSRTHGCHTVLTSWAAGRTPVDPMADLILAQRFAVALATSRGLDPDAPRHLTRSVVLA from the coding sequence ATGGCGTACGTGCACGCGGAGATCGCGAGCCAGCCCGACTGCTGGCGGGAGGCGGCCCGGCTCGCCCCGGCCGTCGCCGACCGCCTGCCGCGCCCGGGCGAGCGGGTCGCCGTCGTCGGGTGCGGCACGTCGTGGTTCATGGCCATGGCGTACGCCGGGCTGCGCGAGCGGGCCGGACACGGCGAGACCGACGCCTTCCAGGCCAGCGAGTTCCCCACCGGGCGCCGCTACGACCGGCTCATCGCCATCACCCGCTCCGGAACCACCACCGAGGTGCTGGAACTGCTCGGCGCGCTGCGCGGCCAGGTCCCCACCACGGTCCTGGTCGGCGACCCCGCCTCCCCGGCCGTCGAGCTGGCCGACACCGCGGTGACCATGCCCTTCGCCGACGAGCGCGCGGTCGTGCAGACCCGCTTCGCCACCACCGCCCTGGCGCTGCTTCGCGCCCACCTCGGCGAGGACCTGGGCCGGCTGGCCGCCGACGCCGAGGTCGCCGTCCGCGCCCCGCTACCGGTCGACCCGGCCGGGATCGAGCAGGTCACCTTCCTCGGCCGCGGCTGGACGGTCGGGCTGGCCCAGGAGGCCGCGCTGAAATGCCGCGAGGCGGCCACCTTCTGGGCCGAGGCGTACCCGGCGATGGACTACCGGCACGGTCCGATCTCGATCGGCGCCCCGGGCCGGCTCGTCTGGGCCTTCGGCGGGATCCCCGACGGGCTGCCCGAGGACGTCGCCGCCACTGGCGCCACCTTCGTGCACAGCCGTACGCACGGCTGCCACACGGTGCTGACCAGCTGGGCGGCCGGGCGCACCCCGGTCGACCCGATGGCCGACCTGATCCTCGCCCAGCGGTTCGCCGTCGCGCTGGCCACCAGCCGCGGCCTCGACCCGGACGCGCCCCGGCACCTGACCCGCTCCGTGGTGCTCGCGTGA